One genomic segment of Entelurus aequoreus isolate RoL-2023_Sb linkage group LG25, RoL_Eaeq_v1.1, whole genome shotgun sequence includes these proteins:
- the LOC133642232 gene encoding uncharacterized protein LOC133642232: MATSSSESDSGRESDDFPIIFSEDDRIMDEESECEGLEGGGSDSDREDAVRGIEPYRFEPDADGQEDAAATDAGGAHHIDRLQNTEWCTCHNCVTMETVAECVCCRELEAVARTMEQEGVETCILHHPGFPSVCLDVWVLQTAYYAYKQQYGVLQQQQNERRRHIAYRQFVLFCWEYVGKEVRVALPACVAHKIRTTFPPMDYTRIQDVQ; the protein is encoded by the exons atggccaccagcagcagcgagagcgattcgggccgagaaagcgacgatttccccattattttcagcgaggatgacagaatcatggatgaggaaagtgagtgtgaaggactagagggcggtggaagcgattcagatagggaagatgctgtgagagggatagagccataccgctttgaacccgacgctgacggtcaggaggacgctgctgctactgatgctggaggagcacacCACATAGACCGCCttcagaatacagaatg GTGTACATGTCACAACTGTGTGACcatggagacagtggctgagtgtgtctgctgtCGTGAGCTGGAGGCAGTGGCCAGAACCATGGAGCAGGAAGGGGTGGAGACGTGCATCCTACACCACCCTGGCTTTCCATCCGTGTGCCTGGATGTGTGGGTGCTGCAGACGGCGTATTACGCCTACAAGCAGCAGTATGGCgtgctgcagcaacagcaaaatga gcggagacgacaCATTGCATATCGACAGTTTGTCCTCTTCTGCTGGGAATATGTGGGAAAGGAGGTAAGGGTGGCACTACCAGCTTGTGTCGCACATAAGATTAGGACAACATTTCCACCCATGGACTACACAAGGATCcaagacgtgcagtga